From the genome of Halobellus litoreus, one region includes:
- a CDS encoding FKBP-type peptidyl-prolyl cis-trans isomerase produces MSDEQQADAAESQADADAEDVEEDVSGIQDGDFVRLAYTLRTADDDTVVDTTDEETAEAADIDTDEYDFEPRVIVVGAGHVFESVDEALVGSEVGDSGTVEIAAEEAFGEYDDEQVRTVSANKIDEDERYPGAQVQIDGDQGRIVTIVAGRARVDFNHPLAGEDLEYEYEVLELVDDREKQAASMLEMYLQQAPEVWIQTDTVEEEQLVEEESDADDEGEDEEDEPEFETVEVEKETLYIEATPQMTMNQQWMFSKQQIAQDVMDRLDLDRVIVQETIDGMGGMMGGMGGMMGGAGGMGAEDIEEAIEDVDVDADELAEELDADLEE; encoded by the coding sequence ATGAGTGACGAACAGCAGGCGGACGCCGCCGAATCGCAGGCAGACGCCGACGCTGAAGACGTCGAAGAAGACGTCTCCGGCATCCAGGACGGCGACTTCGTCCGTCTGGCCTACACGCTCCGGACCGCAGACGACGACACCGTCGTCGACACCACCGACGAGGAGACGGCCGAAGCGGCCGACATCGACACCGACGAGTACGACTTCGAGCCGCGGGTCATCGTCGTCGGTGCCGGTCACGTCTTCGAGAGCGTCGACGAGGCGCTCGTCGGCTCCGAGGTCGGGGACTCCGGGACGGTCGAGATCGCCGCCGAGGAGGCCTTCGGCGAGTACGACGACGAACAGGTCCGGACGGTCAGCGCCAACAAGATCGACGAGGACGAGCGCTACCCCGGAGCGCAGGTCCAGATCGACGGCGATCAGGGTCGGATCGTGACGATCGTCGCGGGACGCGCACGCGTCGACTTCAACCACCCGCTCGCCGGCGAGGACCTCGAATACGAGTACGAGGTCCTCGAACTCGTCGACGACCGCGAGAAACAGGCCGCGAGTATGCTGGAGATGTACCTCCAGCAGGCTCCCGAGGTCTGGATCCAGACGGACACGGTCGAGGAAGAGCAGCTTGTCGAGGAGGAGAGTGACGCCGACGACGAGGGCGAGGACGAAGAGGACGAACCCGAGTTCGAGACCGTCGAAGTCGAGAAGGAGACGCTGTACATCGAGGCCACTCCGCAGATGACGATGAACCAGCAGTGGATGTTCTCGAAGCAGCAGATCGCCCAGGACGTGATGGACCGACTCGACCTCGATCGGGTCATCGTCCAGGAGACCATCGACGGGATGGGCGGGATGATGGGCGGTATGGGCGGAATGATGGGCGGCGCCGGCGGAATGGGCGCCGAGGATATCGAAGAGGCCATCGAGGACGTCGACGTCGACGCCGACGAACTCGCCGAGGAACTCGACGCCGACCTCGAAGAGTAA
- a CDS encoding DUF7546 family protein, with translation MTEAPTVVDRSRRASARGVRLIAVVLLVEAAAVGTYLAVADPEIRSVRYLLYPFVWMNVGLAATARVRFPPAGRRVRIAAAVLAAAYFLALASLSGLVGLEFGHSHAHVTGLQVTLAAPGWGPRVAYGGSFLTLNVVPYRVVGYLSLAVLVYAALLDAGRRALSGLVGIASCVGCSLPLVESVAVGVVGGTTALATVEPFSVDLSTLGFVLAVGLLSVAGRRE, from the coding sequence ATGACCGAGGCACCGACCGTCGTCGACCGGTCGAGACGAGCCTCGGCCCGTGGCGTCCGCCTGATCGCCGTCGTCCTGCTCGTGGAAGCCGCCGCGGTCGGGACGTATCTCGCGGTCGCGGACCCGGAAATCCGATCCGTTCGATACCTGCTGTACCCGTTTGTCTGGATGAACGTCGGCCTCGCGGCGACGGCCCGGGTCCGCTTTCCGCCCGCGGGTCGACGGGTCAGGATCGCTGCGGCGGTCCTCGCGGCGGCGTATTTCCTCGCGCTCGCGTCCCTCTCGGGGCTCGTCGGGCTCGAATTCGGTCACTCTCACGCCCACGTCACCGGACTGCAGGTCACGCTGGCCGCGCCCGGCTGGGGGCCGCGCGTCGCCTACGGCGGCTCGTTCCTCACGCTGAACGTCGTTCCCTACAGGGTGGTCGGCTACCTCTCGCTCGCCGTGCTCGTGTACGCCGCCCTGCTCGACGCCGGCCGTCGGGCGCTCTCCGGACTGGTCGGCATCGCCTCCTGCGTCGGTTGCAGCCTGCCGCTCGTCGAGTCCGTCGCCGTGGGCGTCGTCGGCGGCACAACCGCGCTCGCGACGGTCGAACCGTTCAGCGTCGATCTCTCGACGCTCGGCTTCGTGCTCGCCGTGGGACTGCTTTCCGTGGCCGGCCGTCGGGAGTGA
- the coxB gene encoding cytochrome c oxidase subunit II, protein MNVHAVGPVIPLPPQAGLIPRGTRTVVFERIFEVFLGLGTLVGVVVVAYMLYNAYTYRDGSHRDGDFEPPALGELPTGGGGGRKLFTSFALSTVIVISLIAWTYGTLLYVEDPPEPEMEVGVEGYRFGWEFTYPNGYSEDGTLRVPADEVIRLRVTSSDVFHNFGVPELRVKTDAVPGQTTTTWFEAEEAGNYTAQCYELCGRGHSYMTATVVVMEPDEYREWYANTTVNSS, encoded by the coding sequence ATGAACGTACACGCCGTGGGACCGGTCATCCCGCTCCCACCACAGGCAGGGTTGATCCCGCGAGGGACTCGGACGGTCGTCTTCGAGCGCATCTTCGAGGTGTTTCTGGGGCTCGGAACGCTCGTCGGCGTCGTCGTCGTCGCGTATATGCTTTACAACGCGTACACGTACCGCGACGGGTCGCATCGCGACGGCGACTTCGAGCCGCCGGCGCTCGGCGAACTGCCCACGGGCGGGGGCGGGGGCCGGAAGCTGTTCACCTCGTTCGCGCTCAGCACGGTCATCGTCATCTCGCTCATCGCGTGGACTTACGGGACGCTCCTGTACGTGGAGGACCCACCGGAACCCGAGATGGAAGTCGGCGTCGAGGGCTACCGGTTCGGCTGGGAGTTCACGTATCCGAACGGGTACTCCGAGGACGGCACCCTCCGCGTCCCCGCCGACGAGGTGATTCGACTCCGGGTCACCTCCAGCGACGTGTTCCACAACTTCGGCGTGCCCGAATTACGCGTCAAGACGGACGCGGTCCCCGGCCAGACCACGACGACGTGGTTCGAGGCCGAGGAGGCGGGGAACTACACCGCACAGTGCTACGAACTCTGCGGGCGCGGCCACTCGTACATGACGGCGACCGTCGTGGTGATGGAACCCGACGAGTACCGCGAGTGGTACGCAAACACGACGGTAAACAGCTCATGA
- the cyaB gene encoding class IV adenylate cyclase produces the protein MYEVEVKVRASRDAVRKRLRDADAGRVEGVTQIDTYYDAPHRDFAETDEALRLRRETRDPGADDRDSTDGGADPDATAGETTKLTYKGPLIDAASKTREEHETAVADGDAAAAIVEGLGFESAAVVEKEREFFSLDGYTVTLDRVDGLGEFVEVEAEVDEDADVDSVRDGAFAVLRRLGLDPDEQIRTSYLGLLLDETG, from the coding sequence ATGTACGAAGTCGAGGTCAAGGTGCGCGCGTCGCGCGACGCGGTCAGGAAGCGGCTCCGGGACGCCGACGCCGGTCGCGTCGAAGGGGTCACGCAGATCGATACGTACTACGACGCGCCCCATCGCGACTTCGCCGAGACCGACGAGGCACTCCGTCTCCGACGGGAGACGCGCGACCCCGGCGCCGACGACCGTGACTCGACCGACGGCGGTGCGGACCCCGATGCGACCGCCGGCGAAACGACCAAACTGACCTACAAGGGGCCGTTAATCGACGCGGCGTCGAAGACGCGCGAGGAACACGAGACAGCCGTAGCCGACGGCGACGCCGCGGCGGCCATCGTCGAGGGCCTCGGGTTCGAGTCGGCCGCCGTCGTCGAGAAGGAGCGTGAGTTCTTCTCGCTCGACGGCTACACCGTCACCCTGGATCGTGTCGACGGTCTCGGCGAGTTCGTCGAAGTCGAGGCGGAAGTCGACGAGGACGCGGACGTGGATTCGGTCCGCGACGGGGCGTTCGCCGTCCTCCGACGGTTGGGGCTCGATCCCGACGAGCAGATCCGCACCTCCTATCTCGGATTGCTTCTCGACGAAACGGGGTGA
- a CDS encoding DUF7410 domain-containing protein, with product MSGLPPAPDTTVPDADRETPVCPHCGRPFVTERQRALHVGERHDATPAEERAYEEAREAESDELFRLHLKVVFAVGLLYAASVVAGVVAFSLPG from the coding sequence ATGTCCGGCCTTCCGCCCGCTCCCGACACGACGGTACCCGACGCAGACCGCGAGACACCGGTCTGTCCGCACTGCGGTCGCCCGTTCGTCACCGAGCGGCAGCGCGCGCTCCACGTCGGGGAACGACACGACGCGACGCCGGCGGAGGAGCGCGCCTACGAGGAGGCCCGCGAGGCCGAGAGCGACGAGCTGTTCCGCCTGCACCTGAAGGTCGTCTTCGCCGTCGGCCTGCTCTACGCGGCCTCCGTCGTCGCCGGCGTCGTCGCGTTCAGTCTGCCCGGGTGA
- a CDS encoding DUF6789 family protein, whose translation MSSETSEAPGTAVDEELIESVQVPITGRVVLAAMGGGMLGTVAMLPVLVGFPGLLGLFRTEPVTRFAGFAEFFGLEPTVTLGIALFGFGGTVALPLTFLVVGAFLPPEKPRYLRGATFATAFWFGFLPGFWPTAGLLTTAAYVLFSLASHWVYGLTLGYVLTKTAGLPQHEV comes from the coding sequence ATGAGCAGCGAAACATCCGAAGCACCGGGAACGGCGGTAGACGAGGAACTGATCGAATCCGTCCAGGTACCGATTACCGGTCGCGTGGTCCTCGCTGCGATGGGTGGAGGGATGCTCGGGACGGTGGCGATGTTACCCGTCCTGGTCGGTTTCCCCGGCCTCCTGGGGCTGTTCCGAACCGAACCGGTGACGCGATTCGCCGGATTCGCGGAGTTCTTCGGCCTGGAACCGACGGTGACGCTCGGCATCGCGCTGTTCGGGTTCGGCGGCACGGTCGCGTTGCCGCTGACCTTCCTCGTCGTGGGCGCGTTCCTCCCGCCGGAGAAGCCGCGGTACCTCCGCGGCGCGACGTTCGCGACGGCGTTCTGGTTCGGGTTCCTCCCTGGGTTTTGGCCGACCGCCGGGCTCCTCACGACCGCGGCGTACGTCCTGTTCTCTCTCGCGAGCCACTGGGTCTACGGGCTGACGCTGGGCTACGTCCTGACGAAGACCGCCGGGTTGCCCCAGCACGAGGTGTGA
- a CDS encoding cytochrome C oxidase subunit IV family protein, with the protein MTHTKLYTAIFAVLFVSATVQVLVEFAGLAYWTAFGIIVALSAFKAVLVAAYFQHLRFEPRSLTYVVVIGLAAALALTLAASYSIL; encoded by the coding sequence ATGACACACACGAAACTGTACACGGCGATATTCGCGGTCCTGTTCGTCTCGGCGACAGTGCAGGTGCTCGTCGAGTTCGCGGGACTGGCGTACTGGACGGCGTTCGGCATCATCGTCGCGCTCTCGGCGTTCAAGGCCGTGCTCGTCGCGGCGTACTTCCAGCACCTCCGGTTCGAACCGCGCTCGCTGACGTACGTCGTCGTCATCGGCCTCGCGGCGGCGCTGGCGCTGACGCTCGCGGCGTCGTACTCGATCCTATGA
- a CDS encoding DUF7125 family protein: MAGRLSTGVSVLDRQLDGGIPPGSIVLLAADPASQSELFLYELTAVRASLYLTTIRSDQAVKDAVDRAPGHVGDPTVRDVGGNAPLDTAHRFIRDLPEGANMIVDVVDVLEETDPARYRQFLNELQTHMVNTGGLAVLHGMKSDGEPRNRRYTKHMADVVFDLHTKIKGSEIENRLAVPKFRGVQPPEETIKLRLGERVTVDTSRDIA, encoded by the coding sequence GTGGCAGGTAGGCTCTCGACCGGCGTCAGCGTCCTCGACCGCCAACTCGACGGCGGGATTCCGCCAGGGAGCATCGTGCTCCTCGCGGCCGACCCCGCCAGCCAGTCGGAGCTATTTCTCTACGAACTGACCGCGGTCCGCGCGTCGCTGTACCTCACCACGATCCGCTCGGACCAGGCCGTCAAGGACGCCGTCGACCGGGCACCGGGGCACGTCGGCGACCCGACGGTCAGAGACGTCGGCGGCAACGCCCCGCTCGACACCGCCCATCGGTTCATCCGCGACCTCCCGGAGGGCGCGAATATGATCGTCGACGTCGTCGACGTCTTAGAGGAGACCGACCCCGCCCGCTATCGCCAGTTCCTCAACGAACTCCAGACGCATATGGTCAACACCGGCGGGCTGGCCGTCCTCCACGGAATGAAAAGCGACGGGGAGCCGCGAAACCGAAGGTACACGAAACATATGGCCGACGTCGTCTTCGATCTCCACACGAAGATCAAGGGATCGGAGATCGAAAACCGGCTGGCGGTGCCGAAGTTCCGCGGCGTCCAGCCGCCCGAGGAGACGATCAAGCTCCGGCTGGGCGAGCGGGTGACCGTCGACACGAGCCGCGACATCGCCTAG
- a CDS encoding cbb3-type cytochrome c oxidase subunit I, which produces MTDEGSTEPNESVGETTGSGVADGEETDGDVGGGEATDGDRGGGKGIDSDTSGGEATDGGTVTGEEIPVEGAVSDALTAATHPSRSTVRHWLTTTNHKDVGILYIVTSLFFLLLGGLLAWLMRIQLWEPRAVGEGILGPMAYNQAVSAHGLVMVFWFLSPFAFGFANYVVPLQMGADDLAFPRLNALSFWLYLSSGLLFVVSFFQGGTFAGGWTMYAPLNLPTFTPDVGANTAILALVLFVVSVTVSSVNFLTTMHRMRAEGLTLRRLPIFSWSILLTVWMMLFAFAALLAALLILSSDRILGTAYFVQETAGGSLLWTHLFWFFGHPEVYIVFFPALGVMAEVFQTFTGRRIVGRKWFIAAMVLVALQSFVVWMHHMFLTGINLEIKTLFMVTTIGISLPFDLMVFALIYTLVKGRVRFTTPFLFAFGGLILFILGGITGVFLGAIVLDYEFRGTYWVVAHFHYVMVGGVTALVGGLYYWFPKITGRMYDEFLGKAHFAAYFIGFNLLYFPMFVAWETPRRVFQYSDWMAPWHQLATVGAFVLGLSFVIMFYNLTKSAFDGERVGNTPWEFSRTAEWAVPSPPPTENFPGIPSYSDGRLSFRSRGATDGGDAAATGSTETDGGVAADAHAGAHDHADHASVWPLAVGVGAFLLFLGLSGVREGSLVEGLAGSAYLFAAVAGGVVVLGSLVAWAIEPFEAPEGGFGEAWPFGGVENGKVGMWIFLASDVVLFGGFIGAYVFTRVAAGWVGWQPVPEDPIPGLVNTYILLASSFTVVLALVAAQKEHRWGVVASLTATIALGIGFLGNKALEWQHLFHTGVEPTANIGTSTFFLTTGLHAAHVVAGLIGALYLLGRSLGGAYLTDQRPVEYFGLYWHFVDIVWLFLFPLFYIL; this is translated from the coding sequence ATGACCGACGAAGGATCTACCGAGCCGAACGAGTCCGTCGGCGAGACGACCGGGAGCGGCGTCGCCGACGGGGAGGAGACCGACGGCGACGTCGGCGGCGGGGAGGCAACTGACGGCGACAGAGGCGGTGGGAAAGGGATCGACAGCGACACGAGCGGCGGGGAAGCCACCGACGGCGGGACCGTCACCGGCGAGGAGATTCCGGTCGAGGGCGCCGTGTCCGACGCGCTGACGGCGGCGACGCATCCCTCCCGGTCAACCGTCCGCCACTGGCTGACGACGACGAACCACAAGGACGTCGGGATCCTCTACATCGTCACGTCGCTGTTCTTCCTGCTCCTCGGCGGCCTGCTCGCGTGGCTGATGCGGATCCAGCTGTGGGAACCCCGCGCCGTCGGCGAGGGGATTCTGGGGCCGATGGCCTACAACCAGGCCGTCTCCGCGCACGGGCTGGTGATGGTGTTCTGGTTCCTCTCGCCGTTCGCGTTCGGCTTCGCGAACTACGTCGTCCCGCTGCAGATGGGCGCCGACGACCTCGCATTCCCCAGGCTCAACGCCCTCAGTTTCTGGCTGTACCTCTCTTCGGGACTGCTGTTCGTCGTCTCGTTCTTCCAGGGCGGCACCTTCGCGGGCGGGTGGACGATGTACGCGCCGCTGAACCTGCCCACGTTCACGCCGGACGTCGGGGCGAACACCGCGATTCTCGCGCTCGTCCTCTTCGTCGTCTCTGTCACAGTCTCCTCGGTAAACTTCCTGACGACGATGCACCGGATGCGCGCGGAGGGGCTCACGCTGCGGCGACTCCCCATCTTCTCGTGGTCGATCCTGCTCACCGTCTGGATGATGCTCTTCGCGTTCGCCGCGCTGCTGGCGGCGCTCCTCATCCTCTCGTCGGATCGCATCCTCGGGACGGCCTACTTCGTCCAGGAGACCGCGGGCGGGTCGCTGCTGTGGACCCACCTGTTCTGGTTCTTCGGCCACCCGGAGGTGTACATCGTCTTCTTCCCCGCGCTCGGGGTGATGGCCGAGGTGTTCCAGACGTTCACCGGGCGACGCATCGTCGGCCGGAAGTGGTTCATCGCCGCGATGGTGCTCGTCGCGCTCCAGAGCTTCGTCGTCTGGATGCACCATATGTTCCTGACGGGCATCAACCTCGAAATCAAGACGCTGTTCATGGTGACGACCATCGGCATCTCCCTGCCGTTCGATCTGATGGTGTTCGCGCTGATCTACACGCTCGTGAAGGGGCGCGTCCGGTTCACGACGCCGTTCCTCTTCGCCTTCGGCGGGCTGATACTGTTCATCCTCGGCGGCATCACCGGGGTCTTTCTCGGGGCCATCGTCCTCGATTACGAGTTCCGCGGCACCTACTGGGTCGTCGCGCACTTCCACTACGTGATGGTCGGCGGGGTGACCGCGCTCGTCGGCGGCCTCTACTACTGGTTCCCGAAGATCACCGGGCGGATGTACGACGAGTTTCTGGGGAAGGCGCACTTCGCTGCGTACTTTATCGGGTTCAACCTGCTGTACTTCCCGATGTTCGTCGCCTGGGAGACCCCCCGGCGCGTCTTCCAGTACAGCGACTGGATGGCGCCCTGGCACCAACTCGCCACCGTCGGCGCGTTCGTCCTGGGGCTCTCGTTCGTCATTATGTTCTACAACCTGACGAAGAGCGCGTTCGACGGCGAGCGCGTCGGCAACACGCCCTGGGAGTTCTCCCGGACCGCCGAGTGGGCCGTCCCGTCGCCGCCGCCGACGGAGAACTTCCCCGGCATTCCCTCCTACAGCGACGGCCGACTCTCGTTCCGGTCGCGGGGGGCCACCGACGGCGGCGATGCGGCAGCGACGGGGTCGACGGAGACCGACGGGGGCGTCGCCGCCGACGCCCACGCGGGGGCCCACGACCACGCTGACCACGCCAGCGTCTGGCCGCTCGCGGTCGGTGTCGGGGCATTCCTGCTGTTCCTCGGACTCTCGGGGGTTCGCGAGGGATCGCTCGTGGAGGGGCTGGCCGGTTCGGCCTACCTCTTCGCCGCGGTCGCCGGCGGCGTCGTCGTCCTCGGCTCGCTCGTCGCGTGGGCGATCGAACCGTTCGAGGCCCCGGAGGGCGGGTTCGGCGAGGCGTGGCCCTTCGGCGGCGTCGAGAACGGGAAGGTCGGGATGTGGATCTTCCTCGCCTCGGACGTGGTGCTGTTCGGCGGCTTCATCGGCGCGTACGTCTTCACGCGCGTCGCGGCGGGGTGGGTCGGCTGGCAGCCCGTCCCCGAAGATCCGATTCCGGGGCTCGTGAACACCTACATCCTGCTCGCGAGCAGTTTCACCGTCGTCCTCGCGCTGGTCGCGGCGCAGAAGGAGCACCGGTGGGGCGTCGTCGCCAGCCTGACGGCGACGATCGCGCTCGGGATCGGCTTCCTCGGCAACAAGGCCCTGGAGTGGCAGCACCTGTTCCACACGGGCGTCGAGCCGACCGCGAACATCGGGACCTCGACGTTCTTCCTGACGACCGGACTCCACGCCGCACACGTCGTCGCCGGGCTGATCGGCGCGCTGTACCTCCTCGGACGCTCGCTCGGGGGGGCGTACCTGACTGACCAGCGCCCGGTCGAGTACTTCGGGCTCTACTGGCACTTCGTGGACATCGTCTGGCTGTTCCTCTTCCCGCTGTTCTACATCCTGTGA